The Longimicrobiales bacterium genome contains the following window.
GCAGCCGCAAATCATTTACGCGCCCCGAAACGAAACAACATGAAGACTCCCCGGCTCCGTCTCGTCGTGTCACGCACTGTTGTCCTCTTGGCCTTGGCTGGCATTACCGTCCCCGCGACGATTGAAGCTCAGGAGCCGGCCGAGTGGGGCGAAGAGCTGGTCTTCCACACGTTCTCGATCGCCGCCGTCGACCCAGTCACACGAGAGTCGGGGGTTGCAGTCACGACACGCGTCCCATGTGTCGGTAATGGCGTGCCCTGGGTGCGTGCCGGCGTGGGGGCCGTAGCGACCCAGGCGTCGACACGGACCGAGTACGGCCAAGAGTTGCTCGACTTCATGGAGGGGGGGCTATCCCCCCAAGAAGCGATGGACCGAGCCATTGCGAGTGACCCGGACTCGCCACGTCGGCAAGTCGGCGTCGTGGGTATGGACGGGACGTCTGCGCAGCACACAGGCACGCTCCCGGGAGCCTGGGCAGGCCACCGTTCAGGTCCGAACTACGCAACTCAGGGCAACGTACTCGTGGGGCCTGAGGTGATCGCGGCGGTGGCTGCGACGTTCGAGGCGAGCGAAGGCTCCGGACGTCACCTCGCAGACCGACTCATTGAGG
Protein-coding sequences here:
- a CDS encoding DUF1028 domain-containing protein, encoding MKTPRLRLVVSRTVVLLALAGITVPATIEAQEPAEWGEELVFHTFSIAAVDPVTRESGVAVTTRVPCVGNGVPWVRAGVGAVATQASTRTEYGQELLDFMEGGLSPQEAMDRAIASDPDSPRRQVGVVGMDGTSAQHTGTLPGAWAGHRSGPNYATQGNVLVGPEVIAAVAATFEASEGSGRHLADRLIEALAAGQSLGGDRREGRFQSAAVIVADPREGRSRRPDGYTANINVCQHDTPVAELRRIYSTISGTLGFRELSQPSGIDVWQVKLIMHALEYYMANFEVITREDGWQFYDDAIVAAVERFRADHGLSNASSSGSPAGLVNAGLVELMWAELDGTGKTAEIRQEIRNLTAVRR